A stretch of the Malus domestica chromosome 08, GDT2T_hap1 genome encodes the following:
- the LOC103441670 gene encoding mechanosensitive ion channel protein 3, chloroplastic-like isoform X2 produces MPHAAATRFLYDWRSHNNRGCRNPDACLVGKGRVHMVTINLPSHGLGACSLHLLSSVRGPIGPVSSRCNVFVCRSVLGPGGGNGVPVLKSATLVLTRSYDTLRGSPALLKLIPAVAIIAFAVWGIGPLLRLGRVIFLRRNDNTWMRSRSHYVMTSYLQPLLLWTGATLLCRALDPVVLPSEASQAVKQRLINFTQSLSTVLAFAYCLSSLIQQAQKFFMETRDPSDTRNMGFNFAGKAVYSAVWVAAVSLFMELLGFSTQKWVTAGGLGTVLLTLAGREIFTNFLSSVMIHATRPFVVNEWIQTKIEGYEVSGTVEHVGWWSPTIIRGDDREAVHIPNHKFTVNVVRNLSQKSHWRIKTHLAVSHLDVNKINTIVADMRKVLAKNPQVEQQRLHRRVFLDNINPENQALMILVSCFVKTSHIEEYLCVKEAILLDLLRVISHHHARLATPIRTVQKYYSEADLENVPFADTIFTRSRAATNRPYLLIEPSYKISSDDKGKASTRTMRTNGEKQAQAEAASPSDSKGSDAKAGPAVTHAQTDDKVAATSSSNSSTTSKTSEMPTPEPQTWNPTSDDSVKNNSEMLQSKNESIKYPGKETGADSKGVSPQKVTAKKPHVASPETGSEKADVPLTTTQPKQDGEKPVAAPSTARPPLEENIILGVALEGSKRTLPIEEDMTPSPNAVSKEFSGSRNGGGSPSVGTDVKDG; encoded by the exons ATGCCTCATGCGGCTGCTACGAGGTTTTTGTATGATTGGAGAAGTCACAATAATCGTGGATGCCGTAATCCAGATGCT TGTCTTGTAGGAAAGGGTCGAGTGCATATGGTTACCATCAATCTTCCGTCACATGGTTTG GGTGCCTGCAGTCTCCATCTTTTAAGCAGTGTACGTGGCCCAATAGGTCCAGTGTCTTCCAGATGCAATGTCTTCGTTTGCAGATCTGTTTTAGGTCCAGGTGGAGGAAATGGGGTTCCTGTTCTGAAATCTGCTACTCTTGTTTTGACAAG GTCCTATGATACTTTACGTGGAAGCCCTGCTTTACTTAAATTGATCCCAGCAGTGGCTATCATTGCTTTTGCTGTTTGGGGTATTGGGCCACTATTGCGTCTCGGCAGGGTTATTTTTCTTCGA CGGAATGATAATACTTGGATGAGAAGTAGGTCACACTATGTCATGACTTCTTACCTTCAGCCCTTGCTTCTCTGGACTGGAGCGACACTTTTATGCAG AGCATTGGATCCTGTAGTCCTACCTTCAGAAGCTAGCCAGGCTGTCAAGCAACGTCTTATAAATTTTACACAATCATTATCAACAGTGTTGGCATTTGCCTATTGTTTGTCAAG CTTAATTCAACAAGCACAAAAGTTCTTTATGGAGACAAGAGACCCAAGTGACACAAGAAAT ATGGGCTTCAATTTCGCTGGAAAGGCGGTTTATTCTGCAGTTTGGGTTGCTGCGGTATCATTGTTCATGGAATTGCTGGGATTCTCAACCCAGAAATGGGTAACGGCTGGGGGTCTTGGCACAGTATTGCTTACCCTTGCTGGTCGTGAG ATATTCACAAACTTCCTTTCAAGTGTAATGATCCATGCCACACGCCCATTTGTTGTTAACGAATGGATCCAGACTAAGATTGAAGGTTATGAAGTTTCTGGTACTGTTGAG CATGTGGGTTGGTGGTCTCCAACAATTATAAGGGGCGATGATCGTGAAGCAGTTCACATTCCAAATCACAAGTTCACTGTAAATGTTGTCCGGAATCTTAGCCAGAAAAGTCATTGGCGAATCAAGACTCACCTTGCAGTCAGTCACTTGGatgtaaataaaattaat ACTATAGTAGCTGATATGCGCAAGGTTCTGGCAAAAAATCCTCAAGTAGAGCAGCAAAGGTTGCATAGAAGAGTTTTTCTGGACAATATTAATCCAGAAAATCAGGCTCTTATG ATTTTGGTGTCTTGCTTTGTTAAAACATCTCATATTGAGGAGTATCTCTGCGTCAAG GAGGCAATACTTTTGGATCTTCTCAGAGTTATTAGCCATCACCATGCCCGGCTTGCCACACCCATCCGCACAGTCCAGAAATATTACAGTGAGGCTGACTTGGAAAATGTGCCATTCGCTGACACCATTTTCACTCGTTCTAGGGCAGCCACTAATCGTCCGTATCTACTTATTGAACCATCTTACAAAATCAGTAGTGACGACAAAGGCAAGGCTTCAACTCGCACAATGCGTACAAATGGAGAAAAACAGGCCCAAGCTGAAGCAGCCTCACCATCTGACTCCAAGGGATCAGATGCTAAAGCTGGGCCAGCCGTAACACATGCACAAACTGACGATAAGGTTGCAGCGACTTCAAGTTCCAACTCAAGTACAACCTCTAAGACTTCTGAAATGCCAACACCCGAACCCCAAACTTGGAATCCCACATCTGATGATTCAGTTAAAAACAACTCCGAAATGCTGCAGTCCAAGAACGAGAGTATAAAATATCCAGGGAAGGAGACAGGAGCTGATTCCAAAGGTGTGTCTCCACAAAAGGTGACGGCTAAGAAGCCTCATGTTGCTTCACCCGAGACTGGTAGCGAAAAAGCAGATGTTCCTTTGACCACTACACAGCCAAAGCAAGATGGCGAGAAGCCTGTTGCAGCACCATCGACAGCTAGGCCTCCATTAGAAGAGAATATTATCCTTGGCGTTGCTTTGGAGGGCTCAAAGCGAACGCTTCCAATCGAGGAGGATATGACTCCATCTCCTAATGCAGTATCAAAAGAATTCAGTGGCAGCCGTAATGGTGGCGGGTCTCCTTCCGTTGGCACGGATGTGAAGGATGGTTAG
- the LOC103441670 gene encoding mechanosensitive ion channel protein 3, chloroplastic-like isoform X1 encodes MPHAAATRFLYDWRSHNNRGCRNPDACLVGKGRVHMVTINLPSHGLRQGACSLHLLSSVRGPIGPVSSRCNVFVCRSVLGPGGGNGVPVLKSATLVLTRSYDTLRGSPALLKLIPAVAIIAFAVWGIGPLLRLGRVIFLRRNDNTWMRSRSHYVMTSYLQPLLLWTGATLLCRALDPVVLPSEASQAVKQRLINFTQSLSTVLAFAYCLSSLIQQAQKFFMETRDPSDTRNMGFNFAGKAVYSAVWVAAVSLFMELLGFSTQKWVTAGGLGTVLLTLAGREIFTNFLSSVMIHATRPFVVNEWIQTKIEGYEVSGTVEHVGWWSPTIIRGDDREAVHIPNHKFTVNVVRNLSQKSHWRIKTHLAVSHLDVNKINTIVADMRKVLAKNPQVEQQRLHRRVFLDNINPENQALMILVSCFVKTSHIEEYLCVKEAILLDLLRVISHHHARLATPIRTVQKYYSEADLENVPFADTIFTRSRAATNRPYLLIEPSYKISSDDKGKASTRTMRTNGEKQAQAEAASPSDSKGSDAKAGPAVTHAQTDDKVAATSSSNSSTTSKTSEMPTPEPQTWNPTSDDSVKNNSEMLQSKNESIKYPGKETGADSKGVSPQKVTAKKPHVASPETGSEKADVPLTTTQPKQDGEKPVAAPSTARPPLEENIILGVALEGSKRTLPIEEDMTPSPNAVSKEFSGSRNGGGSPSVGTDVKDG; translated from the exons ATGCCTCATGCGGCTGCTACGAGGTTTTTGTATGATTGGAGAAGTCACAATAATCGTGGATGCCGTAATCCAGATGCT TGTCTTGTAGGAAAGGGTCGAGTGCATATGGTTACCATCAATCTTCCGTCACATGGTTTG CGACAGGGTGCCTGCAGTCTCCATCTTTTAAGCAGTGTACGTGGCCCAATAGGTCCAGTGTCTTCCAGATGCAATGTCTTCGTTTGCAGATCTGTTTTAGGTCCAGGTGGAGGAAATGGGGTTCCTGTTCTGAAATCTGCTACTCTTGTTTTGACAAG GTCCTATGATACTTTACGTGGAAGCCCTGCTTTACTTAAATTGATCCCAGCAGTGGCTATCATTGCTTTTGCTGTTTGGGGTATTGGGCCACTATTGCGTCTCGGCAGGGTTATTTTTCTTCGA CGGAATGATAATACTTGGATGAGAAGTAGGTCACACTATGTCATGACTTCTTACCTTCAGCCCTTGCTTCTCTGGACTGGAGCGACACTTTTATGCAG AGCATTGGATCCTGTAGTCCTACCTTCAGAAGCTAGCCAGGCTGTCAAGCAACGTCTTATAAATTTTACACAATCATTATCAACAGTGTTGGCATTTGCCTATTGTTTGTCAAG CTTAATTCAACAAGCACAAAAGTTCTTTATGGAGACAAGAGACCCAAGTGACACAAGAAAT ATGGGCTTCAATTTCGCTGGAAAGGCGGTTTATTCTGCAGTTTGGGTTGCTGCGGTATCATTGTTCATGGAATTGCTGGGATTCTCAACCCAGAAATGGGTAACGGCTGGGGGTCTTGGCACAGTATTGCTTACCCTTGCTGGTCGTGAG ATATTCACAAACTTCCTTTCAAGTGTAATGATCCATGCCACACGCCCATTTGTTGTTAACGAATGGATCCAGACTAAGATTGAAGGTTATGAAGTTTCTGGTACTGTTGAG CATGTGGGTTGGTGGTCTCCAACAATTATAAGGGGCGATGATCGTGAAGCAGTTCACATTCCAAATCACAAGTTCACTGTAAATGTTGTCCGGAATCTTAGCCAGAAAAGTCATTGGCGAATCAAGACTCACCTTGCAGTCAGTCACTTGGatgtaaataaaattaat ACTATAGTAGCTGATATGCGCAAGGTTCTGGCAAAAAATCCTCAAGTAGAGCAGCAAAGGTTGCATAGAAGAGTTTTTCTGGACAATATTAATCCAGAAAATCAGGCTCTTATG ATTTTGGTGTCTTGCTTTGTTAAAACATCTCATATTGAGGAGTATCTCTGCGTCAAG GAGGCAATACTTTTGGATCTTCTCAGAGTTATTAGCCATCACCATGCCCGGCTTGCCACACCCATCCGCACAGTCCAGAAATATTACAGTGAGGCTGACTTGGAAAATGTGCCATTCGCTGACACCATTTTCACTCGTTCTAGGGCAGCCACTAATCGTCCGTATCTACTTATTGAACCATCTTACAAAATCAGTAGTGACGACAAAGGCAAGGCTTCAACTCGCACAATGCGTACAAATGGAGAAAAACAGGCCCAAGCTGAAGCAGCCTCACCATCTGACTCCAAGGGATCAGATGCTAAAGCTGGGCCAGCCGTAACACATGCACAAACTGACGATAAGGTTGCAGCGACTTCAAGTTCCAACTCAAGTACAACCTCTAAGACTTCTGAAATGCCAACACCCGAACCCCAAACTTGGAATCCCACATCTGATGATTCAGTTAAAAACAACTCCGAAATGCTGCAGTCCAAGAACGAGAGTATAAAATATCCAGGGAAGGAGACAGGAGCTGATTCCAAAGGTGTGTCTCCACAAAAGGTGACGGCTAAGAAGCCTCATGTTGCTTCACCCGAGACTGGTAGCGAAAAAGCAGATGTTCCTTTGACCACTACACAGCCAAAGCAAGATGGCGAGAAGCCTGTTGCAGCACCATCGACAGCTAGGCCTCCATTAGAAGAGAATATTATCCTTGGCGTTGCTTTGGAGGGCTCAAAGCGAACGCTTCCAATCGAGGAGGATATGACTCCATCTCCTAATGCAGTATCAAAAGAATTCAGTGGCAGCCGTAATGGTGGCGGGTCTCCTTCCGTTGGCACGGATGTGAAGGATGGTTAG
- the LOC103441670 gene encoding mechanosensitive ion channel protein 3, chloroplastic-like isoform X4 translates to MVTINLPSHGLGACSLHLLSSVRGPIGPVSSRCNVFVCRSVLGPGGGNGVPVLKSATLVLTRSYDTLRGSPALLKLIPAVAIIAFAVWGIGPLLRLGRVIFLRRNDNTWMRSRSHYVMTSYLQPLLLWTGATLLCRALDPVVLPSEASQAVKQRLINFTQSLSTVLAFAYCLSSLIQQAQKFFMETRDPSDTRNMGFNFAGKAVYSAVWVAAVSLFMELLGFSTQKWVTAGGLGTVLLTLAGREIFTNFLSSVMIHATRPFVVNEWIQTKIEGYEVSGTVEHVGWWSPTIIRGDDREAVHIPNHKFTVNVVRNLSQKSHWRIKTHLAVSHLDVNKINTIVADMRKVLAKNPQVEQQRLHRRVFLDNINPENQALMILVSCFVKTSHIEEYLCVKEAILLDLLRVISHHHARLATPIRTVQKYYSEADLENVPFADTIFTRSRAATNRPYLLIEPSYKISSDDKGKASTRTMRTNGEKQAQAEAASPSDSKGSDAKAGPAVTHAQTDDKVAATSSSNSSTTSKTSEMPTPEPQTWNPTSDDSVKNNSEMLQSKNESIKYPGKETGADSKGVSPQKVTAKKPHVASPETGSEKADVPLTTTQPKQDGEKPVAAPSTARPPLEENIILGVALEGSKRTLPIEEDMTPSPNAVSKEFSGSRNGGGSPSVGTDVKDG, encoded by the exons ATGGTTACCATCAATCTTCCGTCACATGGTTTG GGTGCCTGCAGTCTCCATCTTTTAAGCAGTGTACGTGGCCCAATAGGTCCAGTGTCTTCCAGATGCAATGTCTTCGTTTGCAGATCTGTTTTAGGTCCAGGTGGAGGAAATGGGGTTCCTGTTCTGAAATCTGCTACTCTTGTTTTGACAAG GTCCTATGATACTTTACGTGGAAGCCCTGCTTTACTTAAATTGATCCCAGCAGTGGCTATCATTGCTTTTGCTGTTTGGGGTATTGGGCCACTATTGCGTCTCGGCAGGGTTATTTTTCTTCGA CGGAATGATAATACTTGGATGAGAAGTAGGTCACACTATGTCATGACTTCTTACCTTCAGCCCTTGCTTCTCTGGACTGGAGCGACACTTTTATGCAG AGCATTGGATCCTGTAGTCCTACCTTCAGAAGCTAGCCAGGCTGTCAAGCAACGTCTTATAAATTTTACACAATCATTATCAACAGTGTTGGCATTTGCCTATTGTTTGTCAAG CTTAATTCAACAAGCACAAAAGTTCTTTATGGAGACAAGAGACCCAAGTGACACAAGAAAT ATGGGCTTCAATTTCGCTGGAAAGGCGGTTTATTCTGCAGTTTGGGTTGCTGCGGTATCATTGTTCATGGAATTGCTGGGATTCTCAACCCAGAAATGGGTAACGGCTGGGGGTCTTGGCACAGTATTGCTTACCCTTGCTGGTCGTGAG ATATTCACAAACTTCCTTTCAAGTGTAATGATCCATGCCACACGCCCATTTGTTGTTAACGAATGGATCCAGACTAAGATTGAAGGTTATGAAGTTTCTGGTACTGTTGAG CATGTGGGTTGGTGGTCTCCAACAATTATAAGGGGCGATGATCGTGAAGCAGTTCACATTCCAAATCACAAGTTCACTGTAAATGTTGTCCGGAATCTTAGCCAGAAAAGTCATTGGCGAATCAAGACTCACCTTGCAGTCAGTCACTTGGatgtaaataaaattaat ACTATAGTAGCTGATATGCGCAAGGTTCTGGCAAAAAATCCTCAAGTAGAGCAGCAAAGGTTGCATAGAAGAGTTTTTCTGGACAATATTAATCCAGAAAATCAGGCTCTTATG ATTTTGGTGTCTTGCTTTGTTAAAACATCTCATATTGAGGAGTATCTCTGCGTCAAG GAGGCAATACTTTTGGATCTTCTCAGAGTTATTAGCCATCACCATGCCCGGCTTGCCACACCCATCCGCACAGTCCAGAAATATTACAGTGAGGCTGACTTGGAAAATGTGCCATTCGCTGACACCATTTTCACTCGTTCTAGGGCAGCCACTAATCGTCCGTATCTACTTATTGAACCATCTTACAAAATCAGTAGTGACGACAAAGGCAAGGCTTCAACTCGCACAATGCGTACAAATGGAGAAAAACAGGCCCAAGCTGAAGCAGCCTCACCATCTGACTCCAAGGGATCAGATGCTAAAGCTGGGCCAGCCGTAACACATGCACAAACTGACGATAAGGTTGCAGCGACTTCAAGTTCCAACTCAAGTACAACCTCTAAGACTTCTGAAATGCCAACACCCGAACCCCAAACTTGGAATCCCACATCTGATGATTCAGTTAAAAACAACTCCGAAATGCTGCAGTCCAAGAACGAGAGTATAAAATATCCAGGGAAGGAGACAGGAGCTGATTCCAAAGGTGTGTCTCCACAAAAGGTGACGGCTAAGAAGCCTCATGTTGCTTCACCCGAGACTGGTAGCGAAAAAGCAGATGTTCCTTTGACCACTACACAGCCAAAGCAAGATGGCGAGAAGCCTGTTGCAGCACCATCGACAGCTAGGCCTCCATTAGAAGAGAATATTATCCTTGGCGTTGCTTTGGAGGGCTCAAAGCGAACGCTTCCAATCGAGGAGGATATGACTCCATCTCCTAATGCAGTATCAAAAGAATTCAGTGGCAGCCGTAATGGTGGCGGGTCTCCTTCCGTTGGCACGGATGTGAAGGATGGTTAG
- the LOC103441670 gene encoding mechanosensitive ion channel protein 3, chloroplastic-like isoform X3, with protein sequence MVTINLPSHGLRQGACSLHLLSSVRGPIGPVSSRCNVFVCRSVLGPGGGNGVPVLKSATLVLTRSYDTLRGSPALLKLIPAVAIIAFAVWGIGPLLRLGRVIFLRRNDNTWMRSRSHYVMTSYLQPLLLWTGATLLCRALDPVVLPSEASQAVKQRLINFTQSLSTVLAFAYCLSSLIQQAQKFFMETRDPSDTRNMGFNFAGKAVYSAVWVAAVSLFMELLGFSTQKWVTAGGLGTVLLTLAGREIFTNFLSSVMIHATRPFVVNEWIQTKIEGYEVSGTVEHVGWWSPTIIRGDDREAVHIPNHKFTVNVVRNLSQKSHWRIKTHLAVSHLDVNKINTIVADMRKVLAKNPQVEQQRLHRRVFLDNINPENQALMILVSCFVKTSHIEEYLCVKEAILLDLLRVISHHHARLATPIRTVQKYYSEADLENVPFADTIFTRSRAATNRPYLLIEPSYKISSDDKGKASTRTMRTNGEKQAQAEAASPSDSKGSDAKAGPAVTHAQTDDKVAATSSSNSSTTSKTSEMPTPEPQTWNPTSDDSVKNNSEMLQSKNESIKYPGKETGADSKGVSPQKVTAKKPHVASPETGSEKADVPLTTTQPKQDGEKPVAAPSTARPPLEENIILGVALEGSKRTLPIEEDMTPSPNAVSKEFSGSRNGGGSPSVGTDVKDG encoded by the exons ATGGTTACCATCAATCTTCCGTCACATGGTTTG CGACAGGGTGCCTGCAGTCTCCATCTTTTAAGCAGTGTACGTGGCCCAATAGGTCCAGTGTCTTCCAGATGCAATGTCTTCGTTTGCAGATCTGTTTTAGGTCCAGGTGGAGGAAATGGGGTTCCTGTTCTGAAATCTGCTACTCTTGTTTTGACAAG GTCCTATGATACTTTACGTGGAAGCCCTGCTTTACTTAAATTGATCCCAGCAGTGGCTATCATTGCTTTTGCTGTTTGGGGTATTGGGCCACTATTGCGTCTCGGCAGGGTTATTTTTCTTCGA CGGAATGATAATACTTGGATGAGAAGTAGGTCACACTATGTCATGACTTCTTACCTTCAGCCCTTGCTTCTCTGGACTGGAGCGACACTTTTATGCAG AGCATTGGATCCTGTAGTCCTACCTTCAGAAGCTAGCCAGGCTGTCAAGCAACGTCTTATAAATTTTACACAATCATTATCAACAGTGTTGGCATTTGCCTATTGTTTGTCAAG CTTAATTCAACAAGCACAAAAGTTCTTTATGGAGACAAGAGACCCAAGTGACACAAGAAAT ATGGGCTTCAATTTCGCTGGAAAGGCGGTTTATTCTGCAGTTTGGGTTGCTGCGGTATCATTGTTCATGGAATTGCTGGGATTCTCAACCCAGAAATGGGTAACGGCTGGGGGTCTTGGCACAGTATTGCTTACCCTTGCTGGTCGTGAG ATATTCACAAACTTCCTTTCAAGTGTAATGATCCATGCCACACGCCCATTTGTTGTTAACGAATGGATCCAGACTAAGATTGAAGGTTATGAAGTTTCTGGTACTGTTGAG CATGTGGGTTGGTGGTCTCCAACAATTATAAGGGGCGATGATCGTGAAGCAGTTCACATTCCAAATCACAAGTTCACTGTAAATGTTGTCCGGAATCTTAGCCAGAAAAGTCATTGGCGAATCAAGACTCACCTTGCAGTCAGTCACTTGGatgtaaataaaattaat ACTATAGTAGCTGATATGCGCAAGGTTCTGGCAAAAAATCCTCAAGTAGAGCAGCAAAGGTTGCATAGAAGAGTTTTTCTGGACAATATTAATCCAGAAAATCAGGCTCTTATG ATTTTGGTGTCTTGCTTTGTTAAAACATCTCATATTGAGGAGTATCTCTGCGTCAAG GAGGCAATACTTTTGGATCTTCTCAGAGTTATTAGCCATCACCATGCCCGGCTTGCCACACCCATCCGCACAGTCCAGAAATATTACAGTGAGGCTGACTTGGAAAATGTGCCATTCGCTGACACCATTTTCACTCGTTCTAGGGCAGCCACTAATCGTCCGTATCTACTTATTGAACCATCTTACAAAATCAGTAGTGACGACAAAGGCAAGGCTTCAACTCGCACAATGCGTACAAATGGAGAAAAACAGGCCCAAGCTGAAGCAGCCTCACCATCTGACTCCAAGGGATCAGATGCTAAAGCTGGGCCAGCCGTAACACATGCACAAACTGACGATAAGGTTGCAGCGACTTCAAGTTCCAACTCAAGTACAACCTCTAAGACTTCTGAAATGCCAACACCCGAACCCCAAACTTGGAATCCCACATCTGATGATTCAGTTAAAAACAACTCCGAAATGCTGCAGTCCAAGAACGAGAGTATAAAATATCCAGGGAAGGAGACAGGAGCTGATTCCAAAGGTGTGTCTCCACAAAAGGTGACGGCTAAGAAGCCTCATGTTGCTTCACCCGAGACTGGTAGCGAAAAAGCAGATGTTCCTTTGACCACTACACAGCCAAAGCAAGATGGCGAGAAGCCTGTTGCAGCACCATCGACAGCTAGGCCTCCATTAGAAGAGAATATTATCCTTGGCGTTGCTTTGGAGGGCTCAAAGCGAACGCTTCCAATCGAGGAGGATATGACTCCATCTCCTAATGCAGTATCAAAAGAATTCAGTGGCAGCCGTAATGGTGGCGGGTCTCCTTCCGTTGGCACGGATGTGAAGGATGGTTAG